The following are encoded in a window of Carya illinoinensis cultivar Pawnee chromosome 15, C.illinoinensisPawnee_v1, whole genome shotgun sequence genomic DNA:
- the LOC122296206 gene encoding G patch domain-containing protein TGH yields MDSDGDDYVFYGTPIEREEEISSRKKKAVAKSSGHLRSLPVWKQEVTDEEGRRRFHGAFTGGFSAGYYNTVGSEKGWAPQSFVSSRKNRAEVKQQSILNFLDEDEKAELDGQSLGTSMQFDTFGFTAAELARKQAEKEQQQRPSAIPGPVPDEIILPVTESIGVKLLLKMGWRHGHSIKDSNANSQYDARREARKAFLAFSSDDAKLQLAESEPVKCNIENSTEQPANDDVLSYESTPVYVLNPKQDLHGLGFDPYKHAPEFREKKRSRICGKEPGNRKAYMAKDNLFGFKSGNVAPGFGIGALEELDAEDEDVYASGLDLVDTYVQEVEEPSRLITDSKQKLVAKEHGVLPGFRVASNSEQQLERFDAPVIPKDFVPHHKFPGPLETNYKLADSPPQEVLPPEDNNLKLLIEGVATLVARCGKLFEDLSREKNQSNPLFNFLTGGNGHDYYTRKLWEERQKRNSQSKQQLDGKLSLSTQRMTAESRGKILGERPLDRSTKDLGSSVASAEVIQLQFNLSDTFTKPASFSGLPEVMKPFEDDPVKQERFEQFLKAKYQGGLRSTDSSGASNMSEAARAHERLDFEAAAEAIQKGQWGKESKFSPQQFVDFSANGGMQFTSGGLEQVKDSEADDLVMKKMFPKREECQWRPSPVLCKRFDLIDPYMGKPPPAPRMRSKIDTLIFTSDSVKSTKVEETPTANRDSHPTPQFDVQGIRQDVSSKEIEVEVEVENVERPVDLYKAIFSDDSDDEGESISLNKVEDPGKKIEAATTTLNRLIAGDFLESLGKELGLEVPPEMPYPTNKAQIPASQKEGVDTDAGDANILPVQNKPSSTPISRTRVDHEQPHDQEIAQDGRSGKTEFIHGNSDRTGSIYMETSSSGKKFDKVNPEKLAQEHKKARTPSGRHQNWNDSSSSEDERSRSKLSGKYRHRSSGSDSDSSIDHRDRHHSRSKGRKKESSREKSSSSRRHSKHHKRRSRDSPSRSRHESRREHGEAKRERRKKRD; encoded by the exons ATGGACTCTGATGGAGACGATTACGTGTTCTATGGGACACCGATAGAGCGGGAGGAAGAAATCAGCAGCCGTAAGAAGAAAGCTGTGGCCAAGTCCTCTGGTCACCTCCGAAGCCTCCCTGTTTGGAAGCAAGAG GTTACAGATGAAGAAGGGCGACGAAGATTTCATGGAGCATTTACAGGAGGGTTTTCTGCTGGTTATTACAATACCGTGGGGTCCGAAAAGG GGTGGGCtccacagtcatttgtatcatCCCGAAAAAATAGAGCTGAAGTCAAGCAGCAGagcattttgaactttttagaTGAAGACGAAAAAGCT GAATTGGACGGTCAATCACTTGGGACATCTATGCAGTTCGATACATTTGGATTTACAGCTGCAGAACTTGCTCGTAAACAAGCTGAAAAGGAACAACAACAGAG GCCATCAGCTATTCCTGGGCCTGTTCCTGATGAAATAATTCTTCCAGTCACAGAGTCTATTG GTGTAAAATTGTTGCTGAAGATGGGATGGCGACATGGTCACTCGATTAAGGATTCCAATGCAAACTCACAATATG ATGCTCGGAGAGAAGCTCGTAAAGCTTTCTTGGCCTTTTCTTCTGATGATGCAAAATTACAGCTTGCTGAATCTGAGCCTGTCAAGTGCAACATTGAAAATTCTACGGAACAGCCTGCTAATGATGATGTTCTTTCATACGAAAGCACACCT GTTTATGTGCTCAATCCAAAGCAGGACTTGCATGGTCTAGGTTTCGATCCTTATAAGCATGCTCCTGAGTTTAGGG aaaagaaaagatctCGTATATGTGGGAAGGAGCCTGGAAATCGAAAAGCATACATGGCCAAAGATAATCTTTTTGGTTTCAAGT CTGGAAATGTTGCTCCTGGTTTTGGCATTGGAGCACTTGAAGAACTTGATGCTGAAGACGAGGATGTCTATGCCTCTG GTTTGGACCTCGTGGATACTTATGTTCAAGAAGTTGAAGAGCCATCTAGATTGATCACAGACAGTAAACAAAAGTTGGTTGCAAAGGAGCATGGTGTTCTTCCTGGCTTTAGAGTTGCATCAAATTCTGAGCAACAGTTGGAACG GTTTGATGCTCCTGTAATTCCAAAAGATTTTGTACCCCACCACAAGTTTCCTGGTCCTCTTGAGACAAACTACAAGCTTGCTGATTCTCCTCCACAAGAGGTCCTTCCTCCAGAGGATAATAATCTGAAACTCTTAATTGAAGGGGTTGCAACTTTAGTAGCTCGATGTGGTAAATTATTTGAGGATCTCTCCAGAGAGAAGAATCAGTCAAATCcgttatttaattttcttactgGAGGAAATGGCCATGATTACTATACACGGAAGCTTTGGGAGGAGCGGCAGAAACGTAACAGTCAAAGCAAGCAGCAACTGGATGGAAAGTTGTCTTTGAGTACACAGAGGATGACAGCAGAGAGCCGTGGTAAAATTTTAGGGGAAAGGCCTTtggatagaagcactaaagatTTGGGTTCATCTGTTGCATCTGCAGAAGTCATTCAACTTCAATTCAATCTTTCAGATACATTTACAAAGCCTGCATCATTC AGTGGGTTGCCTGAAGTTATGAAGCCTTTCGAAGATGACCCTGTAAAACAAGAAAGATTTGAGCAGTTCCTCAAGGCAAAGTATCAAGGAGGGCTTCGCTCTACTGATTCAAGTGGAGCTAGTAATATGTCAGAAGCAGCACGTGCTCATGAAAGATTAGACTTTGAGGCTGCAGCTGAAGCAATACAGAAAGGACAATGGGGTAAAGAAAGCAAGTTCTCTCCACAGCAGTTTGTGGATTTCTCAGCAAATGGAGGGATGCAGTTCACTTCTGGTGGACTAGAG CAAGTCAAGGATTCTGAAGCTGATGATCTGGTAATGAAGAAAATGTTCCCGAAACGTGAAGAATGCCAGTGGCGTCCTTCACCTGTCCTATGCAAGCGCTTCGATCTCATTGATCCATATATGGGGAAG CCACCTCCCGCTCCACGGATGAGGAGCAAGATCGATACTCTTATTTTTACATCAGATTCTGTTAAATCAACAAAAGTGGAAGAGACCCCAACTGCAAATAGAGACTCGCACCCTACACCCCAGTTTGACGTTCAAGGAATAAGGCAAGACGTGTCTAGCAAGGAAATTGAAGTTGAGGTGGAAGTTGAAAATGTTGAGAGGCCAGTTGACCTGTACAAG GCTATTTTCTCTGATGATTCAGATGATGAAGGGGAAAGCATCAGTCTAAATAAAGTTGAGGATCCAGGAAAGAAGATTGAAGCGGCTACTACAACATTAAACCGTTTAATTGCTGGTGACTTTCTGGAATCCTTGGGTAAAGAACTAGGCCTAGAAGTTCCCCCTGAAATGCCCTACCCAACAAACAAGGCTCAGATCCCCGCTTCACAAAAAGAAGGCGTTGATACAGATGCAGGAGATGCCAATATCCTTCCGGTCCAAAATAAGCCTTCTTCCACTCCTATAAGCAGGACTCGTGTAGATCATGAGCAACCTCATGATCAGGAGATTGCTCAAGATGGCAGGTCTGGGAAAACTGAGTTCATTCATGGTAATTCAGACAGAACTGGTAGTATATATATGGAGACCAGTTCATCTGGGAAGAAATTTGACAAAGTCAATCCAGAAAAGCTTGCTCAAGAACATAAGAAAGCTAGAACACCCTCAGGCCGTCACCAAAATTGGAATGACAGTTCATCATCAGAAGATGAAAGGAGTAGATCAAAGTTGTCTGGAAAATATCGGCATAGAAGCAGTGGTTCAGATAGTGATTCATCAATTGATCATCGAGATCGACATCATTCTAGGTCAAAAGGGAGAAAGAAGGAATCGTCTCGAGAgaaaagcagcagcagcagaagaCACTCAAAACATCATAAGCGGAGAAGCAGGGATTCTCCATCCAGATCTCGACATGAAAGCAGAAGAGAGCATGGAGAAGCCAAGAGAGAGAGACGCAAAAAGAGGGATTGA